The genomic stretch GAGAATCAAGATCAGTCCTTAACTCACCCCAAAATCTTGACAACTTTATATCTGATGAGCTCATTTGCCAGAACCTCCATGCTGTCGTCCGTGAGTTGATTCACACATAATCTGAAAGCAAACGTTTGATGTTTCACTCATTCTGTGAATTCTTCAGACCATATGACCTCTGTGTGGTGTGTTTACCGTGTTTACCGTACCTTACCACGGTCATTTTGCTGAAAGAGGGTCTCAGCTGTTTCACTCCATAATCACTGATGTTGTTGTTATCCATGTCCACCCCCAGATGTTTTTTACGATGATGTAACACAAAGTTCAGAGCGCTGCAGTCTGCTGAGTAAATGTTACAGTAGGCGATCTTAATGTAGTCGGCCGATATGCCGTTAGCCGTCATCTTGGCCACTTTCTCGCTGTTGATCTCGAATATACACCGCAGCATCCATAAGAAATTGGGCATGGCGTGCACTTTATAACCCGTGATTTCTATGGCCGGATGCCGAGGCAGATCCTTCAGGTGTGACTTCACGCTGTTAGACAAATAGGACTTGAGCACCTTACGCTTCTGGTTGAGTGAAAGCGGTGAAACGAGGTGCTCGAGAAGAGCGGCGTTGGGCTTGGACAACAGACCGCATAAGAAGAGATTGGTAAACTGGAAGTGCTCATTGGTCTGGAACGGATCTTTGTCTCTAGGTTGTGACTTTCCCAGACAAGATAAACAAGAGAGGCGGGACTTCtttttgtatttgcatttgGAGAAAAACTTTAGGATAGTGTCAGGAGCGATCTTAGTGTCCAGGACCAAAGCAAAACTGGCTAAGAACGCCTGCAGGGTCACGTGAAGAAACTCGAATGTGGCAGAGCTTCCACACATGTCGTAATGACAAACGGGCCTCAAAAACCCGAACTGAAGGTCCTTATCGTCTAATCCGCAGGACGTGACCTCCTCGATGCTAAATAAAAATGCACCTCTCTCGAGACCTTGCAGAGCGAGTCTAGCGAAGGCCAAAAGCTTTTGCTCACCGGATTTAAAGGTCTCGGCGGGACACCTCGTACTGCGTTTCAGCAGACCGGGTCGAGCGGTCGTACGACCCAGAAAGACCTCCGAGAGGAGCAGGAAAACATTAGTGAGGGTGATGCATGAGTCTGGCAATTTATAATCATCGTAGATGGAATAGAAATGCTTGAAACTCTTGAGAATGATCCAGCTGAAGAGTGGGATGGAGCAGAGACCGCAGAGATGAGGGTTTGCATCCAGCTGCACTCGCACCATCGCCCTGTGTTCCTCCTCGGGGAAATGCAAAGCCGTGTACGTCCTCAGATGCTCGGGGGAAAAACCTCTCAGAAAGACCTTCTTCCTGATCACTCGGCTTTGGATCTCCGTGCCGGTCCGCGCGGTCAGAATTTTCCGAGAACCGTTCAGCAGTTTTCCACACAGCAGATTCATGAGAAGCAAAAGCGGATGAGTCTTTTCTTCTGGGGAGACCACCTCGGGCACGTTATCCAAGTCAAAGTCTGTTTGGATTTCATCGTATCCATCAAACGCGAAGAGTACCGTCTCTGGGAATCGTAAGATGTACGTGAAGACCTCGTTGTCGGGGTCTCCGTCCGGATAGCAGTTGTGCTTGAAGATAAGATCCCTCAACGAGATCTCATCCGTTTCTTTAAAGGCGCTAAACATCCTGCACCTGAATTTGAAGAAGAACTTGGCACGAGTTTTCAGCTCTCTCCTGGACCACAGATTCTGGAGTTTCTGAAGAACGATGGATTTGCCTACACCAGCATCACCGGTGATGAAGATGGTCTCGGCCTCCTGGTTGAAGACCCCCTGATCTCCGAGGAGCTCATCCAGACTCTGGAGAAATCCCAGGCTCTCGCCCTTGTCGTTTATGAGCTccatctgtgtgtctgtgtagaGATCCTCCAGCGGCGTCTCTTCACACTTTGAGTATGATGTGATGAACTGAGTGTCTCTCTTGAGCTCATGTCTGAGTTTCTCACTGTACTTGCTAACTACAAAGACATAAAGACAGTTAGTGCATCAGGAAGATGAAAACAATGTCATCATAACTGCAGGAATAAACTCTTTAAAACAATTATAATATGCAAtcatttctaaaaaaatatatatatattatgaaaatgtattatgtcTTTTGTAAAATTCAGTAACTGACTACTAATAactttttcattgccattaaaggcggagtgcacaatgtttaaaagccaatgttgatatttaaaatcaactaaacatacacgcccctacccctatataatctggaccttcttttgatagacccgccccacacatatacGCAACcctggcaaggatgtcggttggtagacacgccccttactgctgattggctacaagtgtgatCTGGAAgtcggcctgactcccttttccaaagcgtttttcaaacattgtgcactccgcatttaaagtgacattaccaaacctaaacataagagtctGATagaaaatccttatttactagaaaacatgtcagatgcacttaagacgttttgcatctgaactcttcgtTTGtactttaaagcgtaactaaacccctcctcagagcctgactccacccactggcaatatttaaaaaatgcaagaaaagtgggcagatcccaacggagatagaggggacgaactaagctaaGTGTGGtcagatcgtaacaagggcgtggtgagcttgaacctgcttaaatcacgagttattttttggacccaacatccaatagaaaaattaaactgcagtagccaccgttcaacctgaagagggcagcactcagacgtttttacaccatatattatagtattgaaacactttatatccaaatgtcaaaaaacgtactaaaatcaatgaacagcactaataaagcttAGACATAATAAAGctttcttacagatcattaactaaaaaaagttggtttagggtttagttactctttaaaaatttatttgtttatgcTAATCTGcatttatagacggtttcaccggacgcacgtgatacacgtctggatccgaaccttacttccgatttcgtttttttaatggtctaactagttgctaaactgatctcttgaacaaatgccttgtcaaaaataacaaatgttttggtttcctatgtaatctatgtgttgtataaatcttgttatataaataaactacatttaaagtactttgttgttatgtattattagcggagtttaccggaagttactgcGGACCGccacagccgcttgtttatgttgttgctgctgaaaccgtctatacagctGCAGATAAAAATAAGAGTCCCTTTCAGTTTGTCTAGATtgaagtaaaattaaaaaaaattttcattCTGTCAACTTCTGCCATATTCTTAatcaaaaataatgtttttatttgcatttatttactaaaaattgaaatggggaaaacatggttaaaataacaaaaaaaagatGCAGTGTTTTCCAATTTTCAATACTGCAGAGAAAACAAATTCAAATTCATTTCTCAACAATGAAAAACGAatgtttttacatatatttttaactaaATTTTGGGGGGGAATTGATTTTTAGTGAcatttcatgtgtcttgtcatgctctcaatattttataatatttgttgGGTGGCTTTATGTCATTCCTGAAGTTTGCAGTTGTTAAACTTTAACAGACTCTGGACTGAAATGGTCACATTACATCTACAATTGATGATTAAAGTCAAAACTGGAGTGGGCTCTTAATTTTTCATTAATTTTTCTGCAGCTGTATATTTGGTATACTTTACCAATTtgacaataaattaaatgacaataaacagacaatataaaaacaaacaaataaataaactaaattgGTG from Misgurnus anguillicaudatus chromosome 10, ASM2758022v2, whole genome shotgun sequence encodes the following:
- the nod1 gene encoding nucleotide-binding oligomerization domain-containing protein 1, which translates into the protein MGSYPVSYVKLLTVHRELLVEQVKNTQCLLDNLHMNNFICTEDIEIIQQSVTKTDQVRKILELVQSKGEECSEYFIHVLYEAYDAYIDLRPWFHDIQYSPSDTIQHIPVVNTDPISKYSEKLRHELKRDTQFITSYSKCEETPLEDLYTDTQMELINDKGESLGFLQSLDELLGDQGVFNQEAETIFITGDAGVGKSIVLQKLQNLWSRRELKTRAKFFFKFRCRMFSAFKETDEISLRDLIFKHNCYPDGDPDNEVFTYILRFPETVLFAFDGYDEIQTDFDLDNVPEVVSPEEKTHPLLLLMNLLCGKLLNGSRKILTARTGTEIQSRVIRKKVFLRGFSPEHLRTYTALHFPEEEHRAMVRVQLDANPHLCGLCSIPLFSWIILKSFKHFYSIYDDYKLPDSCITLTNVFLLLSEVFLGRTTARPGLLKRSTRCPAETFKSGEQKLLAFARLALQGLERGAFLFSIEEVTSCGLDDKDLQFGFLRPVCHYDMCGSSATFEFLHVTLQAFLASFALVLDTKIAPDTILKFFSKCKYKKKSRLSCLSCLGKSQPRDKDPFQTNEHFQFTNLFLCGLLSKPNAALLEHLVSPLSLNQKRKVLKSYLSNSVKSHLKDLPRHPAIEITGYKVHAMPNFLWMLRCIFEINSEKVAKMTANGISADYIKIAYCNIYSADCSALNFVLHHRKKHLGVDMDNNNISDYGVKQLRPSFSKMTVVRLCVNQLTDDSMEVLANELIRYKVVKILGLYKNHITDVGAKLVAEIIEGCPHLKTVKLGCNNITGLGASYLAKGIHKSKSIFDVGMWGNSIGDEGANAFAEALKNHPSLTNLSLSANGITSQGGKSLANALKENTSLHIFWLIQNQICDDAASDLADVFRSNSSLTHLMLIDNQLSVHGARQIADALSNNTTLKEINIKGNQISKAEEKLFEEEKRLRFH